A window of Xylophilus sp. GW821-FHT01B05 contains these coding sequences:
- a CDS encoding MerR family DNA-binding transcriptional regulator, whose product MSTTFTISDLAREFDLTTRAMRFYEDMGLLQPERQGPGGRTRVYSARDRARLKLTLRAKRLGLSLVEAKELLDMYDSPRDTAPQLRRFLTVLEQHRGQLELQMADLQANIEEVRAHEKEARSVLARAEKPAARKRPAP is encoded by the coding sequence ATGTCCACCACCTTCACCATCAGCGACCTTGCGCGCGAATTCGACCTGACGACGCGTGCCATGCGCTTCTATGAAGACATGGGCCTGCTGCAGCCCGAGCGGCAAGGGCCGGGTGGCCGCACGCGCGTGTACTCGGCGCGCGACCGGGCGCGGCTCAAGCTCACGCTGCGCGCCAAGCGCCTGGGCCTGTCGCTGGTAGAGGCCAAGGAACTGCTGGACATGTACGACAGCCCGCGCGATACGGCGCCGCAGCTGCGCCGCTTTCTCACCGTGCTGGAGCAGCACCGCGGCCAGCTGGAGCTGCAGATGGCCGATCTGCAGGCCAATATCGAAGAGGTGCGCGCGCACGAGAAAGAAGCGCGCTCCGTGCTCGCCCGTGCAGAGAAACCCGCTGCGCGCAAGCGCCCAGCCCCCTGA
- the can gene encoding carbonate dehydratase has translation MTDSSPRELFEHNRAWAAQMERERPGFFTGLVKQQTPKYMWIGCSDSRVPANQITGLEPGEVFVHRNVANIVVHSDLNALSAIQFAVDRLKVEHIMVVGHYGCSGVQAALEGARIGLADQWLRHIQSTRDRHRTLIEAMPEGSRADTLCDLNVIEQVVNVCVSTVMLDAWARGQKVTIHGWAFGVHDGLLQDLGMTVSGSDSLDSIYLAALERIAVKRRAS, from the coding sequence ATGACTGATTCATCTCCCCGCGAACTCTTTGAACACAACCGCGCCTGGGCCGCGCAGATGGAGCGCGAGCGCCCCGGCTTCTTCACCGGCCTGGTGAAGCAGCAAACGCCCAAGTACATGTGGATAGGCTGCTCCGACAGCCGCGTGCCGGCCAACCAGATCACCGGGCTGGAGCCGGGCGAGGTGTTCGTGCACCGCAACGTGGCCAACATCGTGGTGCATTCGGACCTGAATGCGCTGTCGGCGATCCAGTTTGCGGTGGACCGGCTCAAGGTCGAGCACATCATGGTGGTGGGCCACTACGGTTGCTCGGGCGTGCAGGCGGCGCTGGAAGGCGCGCGCATCGGCCTGGCCGACCAGTGGCTGCGCCACATCCAGAGCACGCGCGACCGCCACCGCACCCTGATCGAGGCCATGCCAGAGGGCTCGCGCGCCGACACGCTGTGCGACCTGAATGTGATCGAGCAGGTGGTCAACGTCTGCGTCAGCACCGTGATGCTCGATGCCTGGGCACGCGGCCAGAAGGTCACCATCCACGGCTGGGCCTTTGGCGTGCACGACGGCCTGCTGCAAGACCTGGGCATGACGGTATCGGGCAGCGACTCGCTCGACAGCATCTACCTGGCCGCGCTGGAGCGCATTGCCGTGAAGCGGCGCGCCAGCTGA
- the aceK gene encoding bifunctional isocitrate dehydrogenase kinase/phosphatase, which yields MFPQRLDSALAYGIARAMVDGFDRHYRLFRSESARAKHRFETADWHGQQRAQRERIAFYDLRVKEAVTRLEREFKAGEQPMDVWHQAKLHYIGQLVGHLQPELAETFFNSVTTKILHRTHFHNDFIFVRPAVSTEYLEDDAPAARPAYRAYYPTPETLRATLVRIVDNFQLLPPFEDLERDAREVAAAMAARLTGITLRANFQIQVLSGLFYRNKGAYLVGKLINGFFELPFALPILHAADGAPGRLVIDAVLFGEDELQMLFSFARAYFMVDMEVPSATVQFLRSMMPRKPRAELYNALGLAKQGKTLFYREFLHHLRHSSDRFRIAPGIKGMVMLVFDLPSFPYVFKLIKDYYPPPKDTTREQIKAKYLLVKQHDRVGRMAETLEYSEVAFPRERFEDELIAEIEKFAPSQLEISDRDQDDQVEVIIKHLYIERRMVPLNLYLQEAFDAGLQHQAARAQVEKSVVEYGNAIKDLVAANIFPGDMLWKNFGVTRHGKVVFYDYDEIEYVTDCHFRRVPAPRNEEDEMSGEVWYPVGPRDVFPETFAPFLLGHDAVREVFMRHHADLLDVAFWQQHKERIQAGHVYDVFPYDQDKRLAHRRAA from the coding sequence ATGTTCCCGCAGCGCCTCGACTCGGCCTTGGCCTATGGCATTGCGCGGGCGATGGTGGACGGCTTTGACCGCCACTACCGCCTGTTCCGCAGCGAATCTGCGCGTGCCAAGCACCGCTTCGAGACCGCCGACTGGCATGGCCAGCAGCGCGCACAGCGCGAGCGCATCGCCTTCTACGACCTGCGCGTGAAAGAGGCGGTGACGCGGCTGGAGCGCGAGTTCAAGGCCGGCGAGCAGCCCATGGATGTCTGGCACCAGGCCAAGCTGCACTACATCGGCCAGCTGGTGGGCCACCTGCAGCCGGAGCTGGCCGAGACCTTCTTCAATTCGGTCACCACCAAGATCCTGCACCGCACGCACTTCCACAACGACTTCATCTTTGTGCGGCCGGCGGTCAGCACCGAGTACCTGGAAGACGACGCCCCGGCGGCCCGGCCCGCCTACCGCGCCTACTACCCCACGCCCGAGACGCTGCGGGCCACGCTGGTGCGCATCGTCGACAACTTCCAGCTGCTGCCGCCGTTCGAGGACCTGGAGCGTGATGCGCGCGAGGTGGCCGCGGCGATGGCAGCGCGCCTGACGGGCATCACGCTGCGCGCCAATTTCCAGATCCAGGTGCTGTCCGGCCTGTTCTACCGCAACAAGGGCGCCTACCTGGTCGGCAAGCTGATCAATGGCTTCTTCGAGCTGCCGTTTGCGCTGCCCATCCTGCACGCAGCGGACGGCGCGCCCGGGCGGCTGGTGATCGATGCGGTGCTGTTTGGCGAGGACGAGCTGCAGATGCTGTTCTCTTTTGCGCGCGCCTACTTCATGGTGGACATGGAGGTGCCCTCGGCCACCGTGCAGTTCCTGCGCTCGATGATGCCGCGCAAGCCGCGTGCCGAGCTCTACAACGCGCTGGGCCTGGCCAAGCAGGGCAAGACGCTGTTCTACCGCGAGTTCCTGCACCACCTGCGGCATTCCAGCGACCGCTTTCGCATTGCGCCGGGCATCAAGGGCATGGTGATGCTGGTGTTTGATCTGCCGTCGTTCCCCTACGTCTTCAAGCTCATCAAGGACTACTACCCGCCGCCCAAGGACACCACGCGCGAGCAGATCAAGGCCAAGTACCTGCTGGTCAAGCAGCACGACCGCGTCGGCCGCATGGCCGAGACGCTGGAGTACAGCGAGGTCGCCTTCCCGCGCGAGCGCTTCGAGGACGAGCTGATCGCCGAGATCGAAAAGTTCGCGCCCAGCCAACTGGAGATATCCGACCGCGACCAGGACGACCAGGTCGAGGTCATCATCAAGCACCTCTACATCGAGCGCCGCATGGTGCCGCTCAACCTCTACCTGCAGGAGGCGTTTGATGCCGGGCTGCAGCACCAGGCCGCGCGCGCCCAGGTGGAGAAGAGCGTGGTCGAGTACGGCAATGCCATCAAGGACCTGGTGGCCGCCAACATCTTCCCCGGCGACATGCTGTGGAAGAACTTTGGCGTCACCCGCCACGGCAAGGTGGTGTTCTACGACTACGACGAGATCGAGTACGTCACCGACTGCCACTTCCGCCGCGTGCCCGCGCCGCGCAACGAAGAAGACGAGATGAGTGGCGAGGTCTGGTACCCGGTCGGCCCGCGCGACGTGTTCCCCGAGACCTTCGCCCCGTTTCTGCTGGGCCATGACGCGGTGCGCGAAGTGTTCATGCGCCACCACGCCGACCTGCTGGACGTGGCCTTCTGGCAGCAGCACAAGGAGCGCATCCAGGCCGGCCATGTCTACGACGTTTTTCCCTACGACCAGGACAAGCGCCTTGCTCACCGGCGCGCTGCCTGA
- a CDS encoding acetyl-CoA C-acyltransferase, whose translation MTDPIVIVGAARTPMGGFQGDFASLAAHDLGGAAIRAAMERSGVDPAAVGEVLFGNCLMAGQGQAPARQAAFKGGLPQSAGAVTLSKMCGSGMKAAMFAHDMLLAGTHDVIVAGGMESMTNAPHLLPKGRSGIRIGHGQIFDHMMLDGLEDAYEPGRAMGTFGEDCAAHYGFSREAQDAFAVETVRRAQQATASGAFAAEITPVTVKTRAGEVQVAIDEGPGKIKLDKIPQLKPAFKKDGTITAASSSSINDGAAALVMMRASTAARLGAKPLARIVSHAMHAQAPEWFTTAPVGATEKALLKAGWSASDVDLWEVNEAFAVVPMALMHELKVPHEIVNVNGGACALGHPIGASGARLLVTLLHALQARGGRRGIATLCIGGGEGTAMAIELL comes from the coding sequence ATGACTGATCCCATCGTTATCGTTGGCGCCGCGCGTACCCCCATGGGCGGCTTCCAGGGCGACTTCGCCAGCCTTGCGGCGCACGACCTGGGCGGCGCCGCCATCCGCGCCGCCATGGAGCGCTCGGGCGTTGATCCTGCTGCGGTGGGCGAGGTGCTGTTCGGCAACTGCCTGATGGCCGGCCAGGGCCAGGCACCGGCACGGCAGGCAGCCTTCAAGGGCGGACTGCCGCAGAGCGCGGGCGCGGTCACGCTGAGCAAGATGTGCGGCTCGGGCATGAAGGCCGCCATGTTTGCGCACGACATGCTGCTGGCCGGCACGCATGACGTGATCGTGGCCGGCGGCATGGAGAGCATGACCAACGCGCCGCACCTGCTGCCCAAGGGCCGCAGCGGCATCCGCATCGGCCACGGCCAGATCTTCGACCACATGATGCTGGACGGCCTGGAAGACGCCTACGAGCCCGGCCGCGCCATGGGCACTTTTGGCGAAGACTGCGCTGCGCACTACGGCTTCAGCCGCGAGGCGCAGGACGCCTTCGCCGTGGAGACCGTGCGCCGCGCGCAGCAGGCCACCGCCTCAGGCGCCTTTGCTGCCGAGATCACGCCGGTCACGGTCAAGACCCGTGCGGGCGAGGTGCAGGTGGCCATCGACGAAGGCCCGGGCAAGATCAAGCTCGACAAGATCCCGCAATTGAAGCCAGCCTTCAAGAAGGACGGCACCATCACCGCCGCTTCCAGCTCGTCCATCAATGACGGCGCTGCGGCGCTGGTGATGATGCGGGCCTCTACCGCCGCCAGGCTGGGCGCCAAGCCGCTGGCGCGCATCGTCTCGCACGCCATGCATGCGCAGGCGCCCGAATGGTTCACCACCGCGCCGGTCGGCGCCACCGAGAAGGCGCTGCTCAAGGCCGGCTGGAGCGCATCCGACGTGGACCTGTGGGAGGTGAACGAGGCCTTCGCCGTAGTTCCCATGGCGCTCATGCATGAGCTGAAGGTGCCGCACGAGATCGTCAACGTCAACGGCGGCGCCTGCGCGCTGGGCCACCCGATCGGCGCCAGCGGCGCGCGCCTGCTGGTCACCCTGCTGCACGCGCTGCAGGCGCGCGGCGGCCGGCGCGGTATCGCCACGCTGTGCATAGGCGGTGGCGAAGGCACGGCCATGGCCATTGAGTTGCTATAA